In Neisseria brasiliensis, the following proteins share a genomic window:
- a CDS encoding GNAT family N-acetyltransferase: MNLLTVLRPATEKDCPFIHSAHLHAVQYTCIRSYNERVLQAWEELLGMESYHATMADKTKALWVVEYRGVIQGFFQVDFKEAQLDALYVHPLMHNKGLGTALLQRAEELAHDAGLSFLKLYASLNSVPFYRLNGYESLGEAVLPLNEQVKVKCELMRKYV, from the coding sequence ATGAACCTGCTCACCGTGCTCCGCCCCGCGACCGAAAAAGACTGCCCTTTCATTCACAGCGCGCATCTGCATGCCGTGCAATACACCTGCATCCGCAGCTACAACGAGCGCGTATTGCAGGCATGGGAAGAATTACTCGGCATGGAAAGCTATCACGCCACCATGGCCGATAAAACCAAGGCTTTGTGGGTAGTGGAATACCGTGGTGTGATTCAAGGCTTTTTCCAGGTCGATTTCAAAGAAGCACAGCTCGATGCGCTCTATGTGCATCCTTTAATGCACAACAAAGGCTTGGGTACGGCGCTGTTGCAGCGTGCTGAAGAATTGGCACACGACGCAGGCTTGAGCTTCCTGAAACTGTATGCTTCACTCAATTCCGTGCCGTTTTACCGCTTAAACGGCTACGAATCCTTAGGCGAAGCGGTATTGCCCTTAAACGAACAGGTCAAAGTCAAATGCGAATTAATGCGCAAATATGTATAG
- a CDS encoding inner membrane-spanning protein YciB, translating to MKALLDFLPLIVFFYLYKTVEPTDTNHPLLQLTGAAGSDNNHVLAATAGLIIATVLVYGYQLVKQKFRLERQQWFVLAMTVVFGGVTLALSDDYYIRLKAVLLNAAFGVGMLVSHFFFSDRRSAVQKMFDSVLVLSADGWKKLNWAWAGMFFLLAALHAFFAFVFAGGRYWGEFTAFGDLIVMFSCMGIMFFVLRKHFKSE from the coding sequence ATGAAAGCTTTACTCGATTTCCTGCCTCTGATTGTTTTTTTCTACCTGTATAAAACCGTCGAGCCTACCGATACCAACCATCCGCTGCTACAACTGACCGGAGCGGCAGGCAGCGACAATAATCACGTTTTAGCCGCTACCGCCGGTTTGATTATTGCCACGGTACTGGTGTACGGCTATCAATTGGTGAAACAGAAATTCCGTTTGGAGCGCCAGCAATGGTTTGTGCTGGCGATGACAGTGGTGTTCGGCGGTGTGACGCTGGCCTTGAGCGACGATTATTACATCCGCCTGAAAGCCGTGTTGCTCAATGCCGCATTCGGCGTGGGCATGCTGGTGTCGCACTTTTTCTTCAGCGACCGCCGCTCTGCCGTACAAAAAATGTTTGATTCTGTACTGGTGTTGTCAGCCGATGGCTGGAAGAAACTCAATTGGGCTTGGGCGGGCATGTTTTTCCTGCTGGCTGCGCTGCATGCTTTTTTTGCCTTTGTGTTTGCCGGTGGCCGATATTGGGGCGAATTTACCGCATTCGGCGATTTGATTGTGATGTTCAGCTGCATGGGCATTATGTTTTTCGTGTTGCGCAAGCATTTCAAAAGTGAATGA
- a CDS encoding 5-(carboxyamino)imidazole ribonucleotide synthase, translating to MQNTPILPPANLGILGGGQLGRMFAVAAKTMGYRITVLDPDPNAPAAEFADRHLCAAFDDADALNELAKCAAVTTEFENVNADAMRFLAQHTNVSPSGDCVAVAQNRIQEKAWIQKAGLQTAPYQAVFKMEDITEESAAFLPGILKTATLGYDGKGQIRVKTLDDLKAAFAEHGGVDCVLEKMVDLRGEISVVVCRLNSDNVQTFDPAENIHENGILAYSIVPARLSADIQQQARQMAQRLADELDYVGVLAVEMFVVGDTHELVVNEIAPRPHNSGHHTIDACAVSQYQQQVRIMCNLPPADTLLLSACCMANILGDVWGEDGSEPDWLPLQSDTASFLHLYGKKAARAGRKMGHFVTLAKDADAAFAKAQALHATLKRA from the coding sequence ATGCAAAACACCCCCATTCTCCCCCCCGCCAACCTCGGCATTCTCGGCGGCGGCCAGCTTGGCCGTATGTTTGCCGTTGCCGCCAAAACCATGGGCTACCGCATAACCGTGCTCGACCCCGACCCCAACGCTCCGGCGGCGGAATTTGCAGACCGTCATTTGTGCGCGGCGTTTGACGATGCCGATGCCTTAAACGAATTGGCTAAATGCGCGGCGGTGACCACCGAATTTGAAAACGTAAACGCTGATGCGATGCGCTTTTTGGCACAGCACACCAATGTTTCCCCAAGCGGCGATTGTGTGGCGGTGGCGCAAAACCGCATTCAGGAAAAAGCATGGATTCAAAAAGCCGGTTTACAAACTGCGCCGTATCAGGCCGTCTTTAAAATGGAAGACATTACCGAAGAGAGCGCAGCATTTTTACCGGGGATTTTGAAAACTGCCACACTGGGTTACGACGGCAAGGGCCAAATCCGCGTGAAGACCTTGGATGATCTGAAAGCTGCTTTTGCCGAGCATGGCGGCGTGGATTGTGTGTTGGAAAAAATGGTCGATTTGCGCGGCGAAATTTCGGTGGTAGTCTGCCGCTTAAACAGCGACAATGTGCAAACCTTTGACCCTGCGGAAAATATTCACGAAAACGGTATTCTGGCCTACTCCATCGTTCCGGCGCGTTTGAGTGCTGATATTCAGCAACAGGCGCGGCAGATGGCGCAGCGCTTAGCCGATGAATTGGATTATGTCGGCGTGTTAGCGGTGGAAATGTTTGTTGTCGGCGATACGCATGAATTGGTGGTTAATGAAATCGCCCCGCGTCCGCACAACTCCGGCCACCACACCATCGACGCTTGTGCGGTCAGCCAATATCAGCAGCAAGTGCGCATTATGTGCAATCTGCCGCCGGCCGACACCCTCCTGCTCTCGGCCTGCTGCATGGCGAATATTTTGGGTGATGTTTGGGGTGAAGACGGCAGCGAACCGGATTGGCTGCCGCTGCAAAGCGATACGGCTTCTTTCCTGCATCTCTACGGCAAAAAAGCCGCGCGTGCTGGTCGTAAAATGGGGCATTTTGTCACGCTGGCCAAGGATGCTGATGCCGCTTTTGCAAAAGCCCAAGCCTTACACGCCACATTGAAACGCGCTTAA
- a CDS encoding sulfate ABC transporter substrate-binding protein, which translates to MGKIRFIIALTALSLAACGSGKTNTEKSQYKKILNVSYDVSRDFFKAYNPLFIEHFSRNHPHIDLHIQQSHGGSSKQAMSVANGLPADVVTMNQTSDIDSLQQRGLVKSDWTQRLPNNAVPFSSVTVFLVRKGNPQNVYDWADLARDNLQVVFANPKTSGNGRYAFLGAYGYGLKANNGNEADAKNFMRKLLNNVPMFENGSRAATTSFTQRQIGDVLITLENEANIVSHHLAPGQFDIVYPSYTVEAQTPVAVVDSVADKKDSAAISKEYLAFLWSKPAQELAAELYFRPSDKSILSANHADFPDLETFRPDETLGTWSYIMQKFFADGGMFDELTTTAK; encoded by the coding sequence ATGGGCAAAATCCGCTTCATCATCGCCTTAACCGCGCTGTCTTTGGCTGCTTGCGGCAGCGGTAAAACCAATACCGAAAAAAGCCAATATAAGAAAATTCTCAACGTATCCTATGACGTATCGCGCGATTTTTTCAAAGCGTATAACCCCTTGTTTATCGAACATTTCAGCAGAAATCATCCGCATATCGACCTACATATCCAGCAATCACACGGCGGCTCGAGTAAACAAGCCATGTCGGTGGCCAACGGCTTGCCTGCCGATGTTGTGACCATGAACCAAACTTCCGACATCGATTCACTGCAACAACGCGGTTTAGTTAAATCTGATTGGACGCAACGTTTACCGAATAATGCCGTGCCATTTTCCAGCGTGACTGTATTTCTCGTGCGCAAAGGCAATCCGCAAAACGTTTACGACTGGGCAGACTTGGCGCGTGATAACCTGCAAGTTGTGTTCGCCAACCCGAAAACCAGCGGCAACGGCCGTTATGCCTTCTTGGGCGCATACGGCTATGGTTTGAAAGCGAATAACGGCAATGAAGCCGACGCGAAAAACTTTATGCGCAAGCTGCTGAATAATGTGCCAATGTTTGAAAACGGCAGCCGCGCCGCCACCACCAGCTTCACCCAGCGCCAAATCGGCGATGTGTTGATTACCTTGGAAAACGAAGCCAATATCGTCAGCCACCACCTTGCGCCAGGCCAATTCGACATCGTTTACCCAAGCTACACCGTCGAAGCGCAAACCCCCGTCGCCGTGGTTGACAGCGTGGCCGATAAAAAAGATTCCGCAGCCATTTCCAAAGAATACCTAGCATTCTTGTGGAGCAAGCCGGCGCAAGAGTTGGCGGCCGAACTCTACTTCCGCCCGAGTGACAAATCTATTTTGTCCGCCAACCATGCCGATTTTCCCGATTTGGAAACCTTCCGCCCCGACGAAACCTTAGGCACATGGTCGTACATCATGCAGAAATTTTTTGCCGACGGCGGCATGTTTGACGAATTGACGACTACCGCAAAGTAA